The following are from one region of the Pseudomonas putida genome:
- a CDS encoding tripartite tricarboxylate transporter TctB family protein, with amino-acid sequence MILQRIFALALLAVCAALAVMAWPYQAAFSYEPVGPRAYPLLMLGLMGLGLLYLVFRPTPIVRKDDEPELDRETLIKIAACVGLLIVFASTFEALGFILSAILVGVPMARLYGGRWLHSALVVAGMSLFLYWLFDRVMDVPLPLGLLSVLEN; translated from the coding sequence ATGATCCTGCAACGCATCTTCGCCCTGGCCCTGCTGGCGGTGTGCGCCGCCCTGGCCGTGATGGCCTGGCCTTACCAGGCGGCGTTTTCCTATGAACCGGTGGGCCCGCGCGCCTACCCGCTGTTGATGCTCGGCCTGATGGGCCTGGGCCTGCTGTACCTGGTGTTCCGCCCCACGCCCATCGTGCGCAAGGACGACGAGCCGGAACTGGACCGCGAAACCCTGATCAAGATCGCCGCCTGCGTCGGCCTGCTGATCGTATTCGCCAGCACCTTCGAAGCCCTGGGCTTCATCCTCAGCGCCATCCTGGTCGGCGTGCCCATGGCCCGCCTGTACGGCGGCCGCTGGCTGCACAGCGCCCTCGTGGTGGCGGGCATGAGCCTGTTCCTCTACTGGCTGTTCGACCGCGTGATGGACGTGCCCCTGCCCCTTGGCCTGCTCAGCGTACTGGAGAACTGA
- a CDS encoding DUF4917 family protein, whose protein sequence is MPALDATLIPWPELAALHPCDALLLGNGASRALWKPFGYFSLFEEAQRAGRKKGLAVSDQALFKSLGTELFEPVLSALNTTVRTNAALAINSTAPLNRYYSIKEALIHAVRTVHLPWPLMPAATLATLNQALRGYRSVYTSNYDLLLPWAVQHAPHGFTKLFDEQGFFDVRRTRGEGTRVLHLHGGLHLLKLPDGTTRHRSADSAELLDGFAVNIPGEVPLFVNEDRSDEKLRAIRNSDYLGWCLGQLAQESQGLCLFGQHLDSSDQHLLEAIRQARPKHLSIAIRPLSGASVINQKQHFMNRFGDMSGTELHFFDASTHPLGQAALVIEAPART, encoded by the coding sequence ATGCCCGCACTCGACGCCACCCTCATCCCCTGGCCAGAACTCGCCGCCCTGCACCCTTGCGATGCACTGCTGTTGGGCAACGGCGCCAGCCGCGCGCTGTGGAAGCCGTTCGGCTACTTCTCGCTGTTCGAGGAAGCGCAACGCGCCGGTCGCAAGAAAGGCCTGGCTGTCAGCGACCAGGCACTGTTCAAGTCACTGGGCACCGAACTGTTCGAGCCGGTGCTCAGCGCCCTCAACACCACCGTACGCACCAACGCCGCGCTGGCCATCAACTCCACCGCGCCGCTGAACCGCTACTACTCGATCAAGGAAGCGCTGATTCACGCCGTCCGCACGGTGCACCTGCCGTGGCCACTCATGCCGGCGGCCACCCTGGCAACCCTCAACCAGGCCCTGCGCGGCTACCGCAGCGTCTACACCAGCAACTACGACCTGCTGCTACCGTGGGCTGTGCAACACGCCCCGCACGGCTTCACCAAACTGTTCGACGAGCAAGGCTTCTTCGACGTGCGCCGCACCCGCGGCGAAGGCACCCGCGTGCTGCACCTGCATGGCGGCCTGCACCTGCTCAAGCTACCCGACGGCACCACCCGCCACCGCAGCGCCGACAGCGCCGAATTGCTCGATGGTTTTGCCGTGAACATTCCGGGCGAAGTGCCGTTGTTCGTCAACGAAGATCGCAGCGACGAGAAACTGCGCGCCATCCGCAACTCGGATTACCTTGGCTGGTGCCTGGGGCAGCTGGCGCAGGAAAGCCAGGGGCTATGCCTGTTCGGGCAGCATCTGGACAGCAGTGACCAGCACCTGCTCGAAGCCATCCGACAGGCCCGGCCGAAGCATCTGTCTATTGCCATTAGGCCGTTGAGCGGGGCATCGGTGATCAACCAGAAGCAGCATTTTATGAATAGGTTCGGGGATATGTCAGGGACGGAGCTGCATTTCTTTGATGCCAGTACGCATCCGTTGGGGCAAGCAGCGTTGGTTATTGAAGCGCCAGCTCGCACCTGA
- a CDS encoding AbrB family transcriptional regulator: MPDRWLPLFVATGLVGLAGGFAASKVGWPLPWMVGSLLAIILVRCLTPWQLPEIPNGRKCGQWIIGIGIGLHFTPAVIEQVASHFALIFFGALFTTLSSVISVWLLRRTGEDRATAFFASMPGGSGEMVNLGARNGAVLSQVAAAQSLRVLAVVLCVPALFKFLLGDGVPLNHTGSVSWGWLALIAPLGVAVALLWQRLRQPNPWLFGPLLVAATVSLAGNLQITLPNGASQIGQWLIGSGLACHFNRAFFRRAPSFLARTLVATALCMAIAGSAAWVLSVMTALDLRSLTLGMMPGGIAEMSLTAETLQLSVPLVTALQVMRLLFVLFLAEPLFRVWNARFE; the protein is encoded by the coding sequence ATGCCTGATCGCTGGTTGCCGTTGTTTGTCGCGACCGGGCTGGTCGGCCTTGCTGGCGGTTTTGCCGCCAGCAAGGTCGGCTGGCCTTTGCCGTGGATGGTCGGCTCGTTGCTGGCGATCATCCTGGTGCGCTGCCTGACGCCCTGGCAGCTGCCGGAAATTCCCAATGGCCGCAAATGCGGGCAGTGGATCATCGGTATAGGCATCGGCTTGCACTTCACCCCGGCGGTGATCGAACAGGTGGCCAGCCATTTTGCGCTGATCTTCTTCGGCGCGCTTTTCACCACCCTGTCCAGCGTGATCAGCGTATGGCTGCTGCGGCGCACCGGCGAGGACCGTGCCACGGCATTCTTCGCCAGCATGCCGGGCGGCTCGGGGGAAATGGTCAACCTCGGCGCGCGCAATGGCGCGGTGCTCAGCCAGGTGGCGGCGGCGCAGAGCCTGCGCGTACTGGCGGTGGTGCTGTGCGTGCCGGCACTGTTCAAGTTCCTGCTGGGTGACGGGGTACCGCTGAATCACACCGGCAGTGTGAGCTGGGGATGGCTGGCATTGATTGCCCCACTGGGCGTTGCCGTTGCCCTGCTTTGGCAGCGCCTGCGCCAGCCCAACCCATGGTTGTTCGGGCCATTGCTGGTTGCAGCTACGGTGAGCCTGGCGGGCAACCTGCAGATAACCTTGCCCAATGGCGCCAGCCAGATTGGTCAGTGGCTGATCGGCAGTGGCCTGGCCTGCCACTTCAACCGGGCATTCTTCCGCCGCGCTCCCTCGTTCCTTGCGCGCACCCTGGTGGCCACGGCGTTGTGCATGGCGATTGCCGGCAGTGCCGCTTGGGTGCTGAGCGTGATGACTGCGCTGGACTTGCGTTCGCTGACGCTAGGGATGATGCCGGGCGGGATTGCCGAGATGAGTCTGACGGCAGAGACCCTGCAGTTGTCGGTGCCGCTGGTGACGGCACTGCAGGTGATGCGCTTGTTGTTCGTGCTGTTTCTGGCAGAGCCGTTGTTCCGGGTGTGGAATGCGCGTTTCGAGTAA
- a CDS encoding cysteine-rich CWC family protein, producing the protein MPDNQHCPACGALNQCSLADPRRATQACWCYSVTIDRAVLEALPAELRDKACLCPRCAAVEEQLRSPASD; encoded by the coding sequence ATGCCCGACAACCAGCACTGCCCCGCGTGTGGCGCCCTCAACCAGTGCAGCCTGGCCGACCCGCGCCGGGCCACCCAGGCCTGCTGGTGTTACAGCGTGACCATTGACCGTGCCGTGCTCGAGGCCCTGCCCGCCGAGCTGCGCGACAAAGCCTGCCTGTGCCCGCGCTGCGCCGCCGTCGAAGAACAACTTCGTTCCCCCGCTTCCGACTGA
- a CDS encoding tripartite tricarboxylate transporter permease, whose translation MDTLSYLGQGFGVALSPYNLVTALTGTLIGTVVGLLPGLGPINGVALLIPIAFALGLPPESALILLAAVYLGCEYGGRISSILLNIPGEASTVMTTLDGYPMARNGLAGVALSLSAWSSFIGALIATCGMVLFAPLLAKWAIAFGPAEYFVLMVFAIVALGGMAGDKPLKTFIAALIGLFLSAVGIDANSGVYRFTGDSVHLADGIQFVVLVLGLFSISEILLLLEKTHHGHQAVKATGRMLFNFKEAASVFMVNIRCGLLGFIMGVLPGAGATLASAVAYMTEKRLAGEKGKFGKGDARGLAAPETAIGASCCGALVPMLTLGVPGSGTTAVMIGALTLYNITPGPLLFEQQPDIVWGLIASLFVANIMLVILNIPMIRIFTRILAVPNWALVPVIAIITAIGVYAVHATTFDLFLMVGIGIMGYILRKLDFPLSPILLGFILGGLMEQNLRRALSISNGELGILWSSPISMSVWVLTLCMLTLPLLRSWRKRSQQRRAMADA comes from the coding sequence ATGGATACCTTGAGCTACCTGGGCCAGGGCTTCGGCGTCGCCCTGTCCCCCTACAACCTGGTCACCGCCCTCACCGGCACGCTGATCGGTACCGTGGTGGGCCTGCTGCCGGGCCTGGGCCCGATCAACGGCGTGGCCCTGCTGATCCCCATTGCCTTCGCCCTTGGCCTGCCGCCGGAATCGGCGCTGATCCTGCTGGCGGCGGTGTACCTGGGTTGCGAGTACGGTGGGCGCATCAGTTCGATCCTGCTGAACATCCCGGGCGAAGCCTCGACCGTCATGACCACCCTCGATGGCTACCCGATGGCGCGCAACGGCCTGGCTGGCGTGGCGCTGTCGTTGTCGGCCTGGAGCTCGTTCATCGGCGCGCTGATCGCTACCTGTGGCATGGTGCTGTTCGCCCCGCTGCTGGCGAAATGGGCGATCGCCTTCGGCCCGGCGGAGTACTTCGTGCTGATGGTATTCGCCATCGTCGCCCTCGGTGGCATGGCCGGCGACAAGCCCCTGAAAACCTTCATTGCCGCACTGATCGGCCTGTTCCTGTCGGCAGTCGGCATCGATGCCAACAGTGGCGTGTACCGTTTCACCGGCGACAGCGTGCACCTGGCCGATGGCATCCAGTTCGTGGTGCTGGTGCTGGGCCTGTTCTCTATCAGCGAAATCCTCCTGCTGCTGGAAAAGACCCACCATGGCCACCAGGCGGTCAAGGCCACCGGGCGCATGCTGTTCAACTTCAAGGAAGCGGCCTCGGTGTTCATGGTCAACATCCGCTGCGGCCTGCTGGGCTTCATCATGGGGGTGCTGCCAGGTGCCGGTGCAACGCTGGCCAGTGCCGTGGCCTACATGACCGAGAAACGCCTGGCAGGTGAAAAGGGCAAGTTCGGCAAGGGCGACGCCCGTGGCCTGGCCGCCCCGGAAACCGCCATCGGTGCCTCCTGCTGTGGCGCCCTGGTGCCGATGCTGACCCTGGGTGTACCCGGTTCGGGCACCACTGCAGTGATGATCGGTGCTCTGACCCTGTACAACATCACCCCCGGCCCACTGTTGTTCGAACAGCAGCCAGACATCGTCTGGGGCCTGATCGCCTCGCTGTTCGTCGCCAACATCATGCTGGTGATCCTCAACATCCCGATGATCCGCATCTTCACCCGCATCCTCGCCGTGCCGAACTGGGCGCTGGTACCGGTTATCGCCATCATCACGGCGATCGGCGTGTACGCCGTGCATGCCACCACCTTCGACCTGTTCCTGATGGTCGGCATCGGCATCATGGGTTATATCCTGCGCAAGCTGGACTTCCCGCTGTCGCCGATCCTGCTCGGTTTCATCCTCGGTGGCTTGATGGAACAGAACCTGCGCCGGGCGCTGTCGATCTCCAACGGCGAACTGGGCATCCTCTGGTCGAGCCCGATCAGCATGTCGGTATGGGTACTGACCCTTTGCATGCTGACCCTGCCGCTGCTGCGCAGCTGGCGCAAACGCAGCCAGCAGCGCCGGGCGATGGCCGATGCCTGA
- the phaG gene encoding (R)-3-hydroxydecanoyl-ACP:CoA transacylase, which translates to MRPEIAVLDIQGQYRVYTEFYRADAAEKTIILINGSLATTASFAQTVRNLHPQFNVVLFDQPYAGKSKPHNRQERLISKETEAHILLELIEHFQADHVMSFSWGGASTLLALAHQPRHVKKAVVSSFSPVINEPMRDYLNRGCQYLAACDRYQVGNLVNDTIGKHLPSLFKRFNYRHVSSLDSHEYAQMHFHINEVLQHDLERALNGARNIDIPVLFINGERDEYTTVEDARQFGKHVGKSQFSVIRDAGHFLDMENKAACENTRSVLLGFLKPTVREPRQRYQHVQQGQHALAI; encoded by the coding sequence ATGAGGCCAGAAATCGCTGTACTTGATATCCAAGGTCAGTATCGGGTTTACACGGAGTTCTATCGCGCGGATGCGGCCGAAAAAACGATCATCCTGATCAATGGCTCGCTGGCCACCACGGCCTCGTTCGCCCAGACGGTACGTAACCTGCACCCGCAGTTCAACGTAGTGCTGTTCGACCAGCCATATGCCGGCAAGTCCAAGCCGCATAACCGCCAGGAACGACTGATCAGCAAGGAGACCGAGGCGCATATTCTTCTTGAGCTGATCGAGCACTTCCAGGCAGACCACGTGATGTCGTTCTCGTGGGGGGGCGCAAGTACGCTGCTGGCGCTGGCGCACCAGCCGCGGCACGTGAAGAAAGCGGTGGTAAGCTCGTTCTCGCCGGTGATCAACGAACCGATGCGCGACTACCTGAACCGTGGCTGCCAGTACCTGGCCGCCTGCGACCGCTATCAGGTCGGCAACCTGGTCAACGACACCATCGGCAAGCACCTGCCGTCGCTGTTCAAGCGCTTCAACTACCGCCACGTCAGCAGCCTGGACAGCCACGAGTACGCGCAGATGCACTTCCACATCAACGAAGTGCTGCAACATGACCTGGAGCGGGCCCTGAACGGCGCACGCAATATCGACATCCCGGTGCTGTTCATCAACGGCGAACGCGACGAGTACACCACCGTCGAAGATGCCAGGCAGTTCGGCAAGCATGTGGGCAAGAGCCAGTTCAGCGTGATCCGTGACGCGGGCCACTTCCTCGACATGGAAAACAAGGCCGCCTGCGAGAACACCCGCAGCGTCTTGCTCGGTTTCCTCAAGCCGACCGTGCGCGAACCTCGTCAACGCTACCAGCACGTACAACAGGGGCAGCATGCATTGGCCATCTGA
- a CDS encoding enoyl-CoA hydratase/isomerase family protein has protein sequence MAIHCEVLTGADGARIGIATLDAPKALNALNLPMIEVLGEQLHAWARDPGIVCVLLRGNGAKAFCAGGDVRALVQACRDHPGSVPPLAASFFAAEYRLDFALHTYPKPLLCWGHGHVLGGGMGLLQGANVRIVTPSSRLAMPEISIGLYPDVGASWFLARLPGKLGLFLGLTGAPINAHDALHLGLADRFLGEHQQEALIEELLQLNWQEQTALQLNSLLKAEQHRACAELPEAQWLPRRQVIDQLLDVADAAAAWRALEGLKQHADPLLADAGQRLHEGCPLTAHLVWEQIRRARHLSLAQVFQMEYTMSLNCCRHPEFSEGVRARLLDKDNQPHWHWPDVAQVPAAVVEAHFAKVWEGRHPLADLG, from the coding sequence ATGGCCATTCATTGCGAGGTACTCACCGGAGCCGATGGCGCCCGCATCGGCATCGCCACCCTGGATGCACCCAAGGCGCTCAATGCCCTGAATCTGCCAATGATCGAGGTCTTGGGCGAACAGTTGCACGCCTGGGCTCGCGACCCGGGGATCGTCTGTGTACTGCTGCGCGGCAACGGTGCCAAGGCCTTTTGCGCCGGCGGCGATGTGCGTGCGCTGGTGCAAGCCTGCCGCGACCACCCCGGCAGCGTGCCGCCACTGGCCGCCAGCTTCTTCGCCGCCGAATACCGCCTGGACTTTGCCCTGCATACCTATCCCAAGCCGCTGCTGTGCTGGGGCCATGGGCATGTGTTGGGCGGTGGCATGGGCCTGCTGCAGGGCGCCAATGTGCGCATCGTCACCCCCAGCAGTCGGCTGGCCATGCCGGAAATCAGCATCGGCCTGTACCCGGACGTGGGCGCCAGCTGGTTCCTTGCCCGCCTGCCGGGCAAGCTGGGGTTGTTCCTTGGCCTGACGGGCGCGCCGATCAATGCCCACGACGCCCTTCACCTTGGCTTGGCCGACCGCTTCCTGGGCGAACACCAGCAAGAGGCGCTGATCGAAGAACTGCTGCAATTGAACTGGCAGGAACAGACCGCCCTGCAATTGAACAGCCTGCTCAAGGCCGAACAGCACCGAGCCTGCGCCGAGTTGCCCGAAGCCCAGTGGCTGCCGCGACGGCAGGTGATCGATCAGTTGCTGGACGTGGCCGACGCCGCCGCTGCCTGGCGTGCGCTGGAGGGGCTCAAGCAGCATGCCGACCCGCTGCTGGCAGATGCCGGCCAACGGTTGCATGAAGGTTGCCCGCTGACCGCCCACCTGGTGTGGGAACAGATCCGCCGGGCACGGCACCTGTCGTTGGCGCAGGTGTTCCAGATGGAATACACAATGAGCCTGAACTGCTGCCGCCACCCGGAGTTCAGCGAAGGCGTGCGTGCGCGCTTGCTGGACAAGGACAACCAGCCGCACTGGCACTGGCCCGATGTGGCGCAAGTGCCGGCGGCGGTGGTCGAGGCGCATTTTGCCAAGGTCTGGGAGGGGCGACACCCACTGGCGGATCTGGGTTAG
- a CDS encoding tripartite tricarboxylate transporter substrate binding protein has product MTFSLSRLVLATGCLLLAGNALAAEPKRPECIAPASPGGGFDLTCKLVQSALVQEKILSKPMRVTYMPGGVGAVAYNAVVAQRPADAGTLVAWSSGSLLNLAQGKFGRFDENAVKWLAAVGTSYGAIAVKSDSPYKTLDDLVAALKKDPSKVVIGSGGTVGSQDWMQTALIAKAAGINPRDLRYVALEGGGEIATALLGGHIQVGSTDISDSMPHIQSGNMRILAVFSENRLDEPEMKDIPTAKEQGYDIVWPVVRGFYLGPKVSDEDYAWWKQSFDKMLASEDFAQLRDQRELFPFAMTGEELDGYVKKQVADYKALAREFGLIQ; this is encoded by the coding sequence ATGACCTTTTCACTGAGCCGCCTCGTCCTCGCAACCGGCTGCCTGCTGTTGGCCGGCAACGCCCTCGCTGCCGAACCGAAACGTCCCGAATGCATCGCCCCGGCATCGCCCGGCGGTGGTTTCGACCTGACCTGCAAGCTGGTGCAGAGCGCCCTGGTGCAGGAAAAGATCCTCAGCAAGCCAATGCGCGTCACCTACATGCCTGGCGGTGTCGGCGCGGTGGCCTACAACGCCGTGGTCGCCCAGCGCCCGGCCGATGCCGGCACCCTGGTGGCCTGGTCCAGTGGCTCGCTGCTGAACCTGGCCCAGGGCAAGTTCGGCCGCTTCGACGAGAATGCGGTGAAATGGCTGGCTGCGGTCGGTACCAGCTACGGCGCCATCGCGGTGAAAAGCGATTCGCCCTACAAGACCCTCGACGACCTGGTCGCGGCGTTGAAGAAAGACCCGAGCAAGGTGGTGATTGGCTCCGGCGGTACCGTCGGCAGCCAGGACTGGATGCAGACCGCCCTGATCGCCAAGGCCGCCGGCATCAACCCGCGTGACCTGCGCTACGTGGCCCTGGAAGGCGGCGGCGAAATCGCCACGGCGTTGCTGGGCGGGCATATCCAGGTCGGCTCGACCGACATCTCCGACTCCATGCCGCACATTCAGAGCGGCAACATGCGCATCCTCGCGGTGTTCTCGGAAAACCGCCTGGACGAGCCCGAGATGAAAGACATCCCCACCGCCAAGGAGCAGGGCTACGACATCGTCTGGCCAGTGGTGCGCGGCTTCTACCTGGGGCCGAAGGTGAGCGACGAAGACTACGCCTGGTGGAAGCAGTCGTTCGACAAGATGCTGGCCTCGGAAGACTTCGCCCAGCTGCGTGACCAGCGCGAGCTGTTCCCGTTCGCCATGACCGGCGAAGAGCTGGACGGCTATGTGAAGAAGCAAGTGGCTGACTACAAGGCACTGGCCAGGGAATTTGGCCTGATCCAGTAA
- a CDS encoding OprD family porin, which produces MLSLQPKAFAPTRYFAARPSAIASAVALAGVAPISQAAFFEDSTATFETRNMYFNRDFRDGTSAQQSKRDEWAQGFILNFESGYTDGTVGFGLDALGMLGIKLDSSPDRTDTGLLPTHDDGKAADEYSKLGLTGKVKISQTELKIGTLIPELPTLQPNDGRILPQTFEGGLLTSKEVKGLTFTGGRLDKAKDRNDTNWEDLALNNKNGRFGGSFSADNLDLAGLDYQFTDRITGSYHFAQLDDIYRQHFIGMVATQPWGPGTFGADLRLAVSDDAGAAKAGNIDNTTVNGMLSYALGGHKVSAAWQQLSGDSAFPYVDGADPYLVNFVQINDFAGADERSWQARYDYNFAALGVPGLTFMTRYISGDNVSRAAGGEGKEWERDTEMKYVVQSGPLKNVAVRLRNATFRSNFARDADEVRLLVSYSLALW; this is translated from the coding sequence GGCCGCCTTCTTCGAAGACAGCACGGCTACCTTCGAAACCCGCAACATGTACTTCAACCGTGACTTCCGCGACGGCACCAGTGCGCAGCAATCCAAGCGCGACGAGTGGGCCCAGGGCTTCATTCTCAACTTCGAGTCTGGCTACACCGATGGCACCGTGGGCTTCGGCCTGGATGCGCTGGGCATGCTCGGTATCAAGCTCGATTCCAGCCCCGACCGCACCGACACCGGCCTGCTGCCGACCCACGATGACGGCAAGGCTGCCGATGAATACTCCAAGCTAGGCCTGACCGGCAAGGTGAAGATTTCGCAAACCGAACTGAAGATCGGCACGCTGATCCCCGAATTGCCGACCCTGCAGCCAAACGATGGGCGCATCCTGCCGCAAACCTTCGAAGGCGGCCTGCTCACCTCGAAGGAGGTCAAGGGCCTGACCTTCACCGGCGGCCGACTGGACAAGGCCAAGGACCGCAACGACACCAACTGGGAAGACCTGGCCCTGAACAACAAGAACGGCCGCTTCGGAGGCTCGTTCAGCGCTGACAACCTGGACCTCGCCGGCCTCGACTACCAGTTCACCGATCGCATCACCGGCAGCTATCACTTCGCCCAGCTCGACGATATCTACCGCCAGCACTTCATCGGCATGGTCGCTACCCAGCCATGGGGCCCGGGCACCTTCGGCGCCGACCTGCGCCTGGCCGTGAGTGACGACGCCGGCGCCGCCAAGGCCGGCAACATCGACAACACCACGGTCAACGGCATGCTCAGCTACGCCCTGGGCGGGCACAAGGTCAGCGCCGCCTGGCAGCAACTGTCCGGCGACAGCGCGTTCCCGTACGTCGATGGTGCCGACCCGTACCTGGTCAACTTCGTTCAGATCAACGACTTCGCCGGCGCCGACGAGCGCTCCTGGCAGGCGCGCTACGACTACAACTTCGCCGCGCTCGGCGTGCCCGGCCTGACCTTCATGACCCGCTACATCAGCGGCGACAACGTCAGCCGCGCCGCCGGTGGCGAGGGCAAGGAGTGGGAACGCGATACCGAAATGAAGTACGTGGTACAAAGCGGCCCGTTGAAGAACGTCGCCGTGCGTTTGCGTAACGCCACCTTCCGCTCCAACTTCGCCCGCGACGCGGACGAGGTGCGGCTGCTGGTGAGCTACAGCCTGGCCCTTTGGTAA
- a CDS encoding SulP family inorganic anion transporter yields the protein MFLSRWLPGLANLLRYRREWFHADLQAGLSVAAIQIPIAIAYAQIVGLPPQYGLYACVLPMMVYALIGSSRQLMVGPDAATCAMIAGAVAPLAMGEPHRIAELSVIVTLLVGVMLIAAGVARAGFIASFFSRPILIGYLNGIGLSLIAGQLSKVVGFRIEGDGFILSLINFFQRLGEIHWVTLFIGLAALGLLIWLPRRYPRLPAALTVVALFMLLVGLFGLDRFGVAILGPVPAGIPQLAWPHSNLAEMKSLLRDALGIATVSFCSAMLTARSFAARHGYAINANHEFVALGVSNLAAGVSQGFAISGADSRTAVNDMVGGKSQLVGIIAALVIALILLFFTAPMAWIPQAALGAVLLMAGWGLIDIKSLKHIRRLSRFEFWLCLLTTVGVLSLGVLPGIVFAVTLAILRLLYSIYQPTDAVLGWLPGTEGQVDIRKHKDARTVPGLVVYRFDDAILFFNADYFKMRLLEAVQSHDQPKAVLFDAEAVTSIDVSGIAALREVRDTLAAQGILFAIARARGTFLRMLVRSGMAREMEDKLLFGSVRAGIRAYRVWRNRSRSVEVAEQS from the coding sequence ATGTTTCTCTCCCGCTGGCTACCGGGCCTTGCCAACCTGCTGCGCTACCGCCGCGAGTGGTTCCACGCCGACCTGCAGGCCGGCCTGTCGGTGGCAGCCATCCAGATTCCCATTGCCATCGCCTACGCGCAAATCGTCGGCCTGCCGCCGCAATACGGCCTGTACGCCTGTGTGCTGCCGATGATGGTCTATGCCCTGATCGGCAGCTCACGCCAGTTGATGGTCGGCCCCGACGCCGCCACCTGCGCGATGATCGCCGGTGCCGTGGCGCCGCTGGCCATGGGCGAGCCGCACCGGATTGCCGAACTGTCAGTGATCGTCACCCTGCTGGTCGGGGTCATGCTGATTGCCGCCGGTGTGGCCCGGGCCGGGTTCATCGCCAGCTTCTTCTCGCGGCCGATCCTGATTGGCTACCTCAACGGCATCGGCCTGAGCCTGATCGCCGGGCAGTTGTCCAAGGTGGTGGGATTCAGGATCGAGGGCGACGGTTTCATCCTCAGCCTGATCAACTTCTTCCAGCGCCTGGGCGAAATCCATTGGGTAACACTGTTCATCGGCCTCGCCGCACTGGGCCTGCTGATCTGGCTACCACGGCGCTACCCGCGCCTGCCCGCGGCACTGACAGTGGTCGCGCTGTTCATGCTGCTGGTCGGCCTGTTCGGCCTCGACCGCTTTGGCGTCGCCATCCTCGGCCCGGTACCCGCCGGTATCCCGCAGTTGGCCTGGCCACACAGTAACCTGGCAGAAATGAAAAGCCTGCTGCGCGACGCCCTGGGTATCGCCACCGTCAGCTTCTGCAGCGCCATGCTCACCGCACGCAGCTTTGCCGCCCGGCACGGCTACGCGATCAACGCCAACCACGAATTCGTCGCCCTGGGCGTAAGCAATCTGGCAGCCGGGGTTTCCCAGGGCTTTGCCATCAGCGGTGCAGACTCGCGCACTGCGGTCAACGACATGGTCGGTGGCAAGAGCCAACTGGTGGGCATCATCGCAGCACTGGTCATCGCCCTGATCCTGCTGTTCTTCACCGCGCCGATGGCGTGGATCCCGCAGGCCGCGCTGGGTGCCGTGCTGCTGATGGCAGGCTGGGGGCTGATCGACATCAAGTCGCTGAAGCATATCCGCCGCCTGAGCCGCTTCGAGTTCTGGCTGTGCCTGCTGACCACGGTCGGTGTGCTGAGCCTGGGCGTGCTGCCCGGCATCGTGTTTGCCGTGACCCTGGCGATCCTGCGCCTGCTGTACAGCATCTATCAGCCCACCGACGCGGTGCTGGGCTGGCTGCCGGGTACCGAAGGCCAGGTGGACATCCGCAAACACAAGGATGCCCGTACCGTGCCCGGGCTGGTGGTGTACCGCTTCGACGACGCGATCCTGTTCTTCAACGCCGACTATTTCAAGATGCGCCTGCTCGAAGCGGTGCAGAGCCACGACCAGCCCAAGGCCGTGCTGTTCGATGCCGAAGCGGTAACCAGCATCGACGTCAGCGGCATCGCCGCCCTGCGCGAAGTGCGCGACACCTTGGCGGCCCAGGGTATCCTGTTCGCCATAGCCCGCGCCCGCGGCACCTTTCTGCGCATGCTGGTGCGCTCGGGGATGGCCCGGGAGATGGAAGACAAACTGCTGTTCGGCTCGGTGCGGGCGGGCATCCGTGCGTATCGGGTGTGGCGTAACAGGAGCCGCAGTGTGGAGGTGGCTGAGCAAAGTTGA